From Nitrospinota bacterium, one genomic window encodes:
- a CDS encoding 4Fe-4S dicluster domain-containing protein: MSKILTVDPEKCTGCRMCELVCSMKKHGEFNSAISRITTIISIEDGFCLPIFCFQCDDYPCGQVCPSGAISRENGVVRVDEQKCIGCRMCLLACPFGAMNFYSEGGYAINCDTCDGDPECIKFCYPKALSFRETELSMHHKKKSLAQRLKNIYGEKQEMLD; this comes from the coding sequence GTGAGTAAGATATTAACTGTAGATCCAGAAAAATGCACGGGATGCAGAATGTGCGAACTGGTCTGTTCAATGAAAAAACATGGAGAGTTCAATTCTGCAATCTCCCGAATAACCACAATAATCTCTATTGAAGATGGATTTTGTCTTCCCATATTCTGTTTTCAATGCGATGATTATCCATGTGGTCAAGTCTGCCCTTCTGGGGCGATTTCAAGAGAGAATGGAGTTGTAAGAGTAGATGAACAAAAATGCATAGGCTGCAGGATGTGTCTTTTAGCCTGCCCATTTGGGGCAATGAATTTCTATAGTGAAGGGGGCTATGCCATCAATTGTGACACGTGTGATGGAGATCCAGAATGTATTAAATTTTGCTATCCGAAAGCCCTCTCTTTTAGGGAAACAGAACTATCCATGCATCATAAAAAGAAATCTCTTGCTCAGAGGCTAAAAAACATTTATGGGGAAAAACAAGAAATGCTGGACTGA
- a CDS encoding peptidylprolyl isomerase, translated as MLRILRSHIQTWVLKAVLIFVAITFIGWGAGYLGKTQKEFEIIAEVYDIPITYGEWQNSLKSLDEFYKNIYKDILPGDFTKRLNLKEMALNDLLRKNILLYSAEKEGLVVTKEELIDHIQTNPLFVRNGKFDERSYKFLLSRNRITPKEFEASQRNEILIKKMGDLIKDSVMISKRELLDAFKRENEEIQVEYLLFKPLYFKSKIKISQQDIEEFYNKNKEEFREPEKRKIKYIYLNPKDFMKKVRIDKTAIEEYYFDHEEEYNLPKKIRARQILIRIPHNSSQEKKEKARKKTEMIIKRLKKGEDFSKLARKYSEDSSARKGGDLGYFKKGEMIQEFDKVAFFLKKGEISHPVLTPFGYHIIKVEDIKEASIKELKDIRDEIEKKLTENEADYLAEDKANEIFEDIMRTGIDLKEIAQRYSFDLKTTGFFNKQENEIKGIKNSGNLISSAFSLELGEVSEIVKLDNGYYIFKLLDIKKSSIPPLDTIKPRLRDVLKTEKMKNAAFRKGEEILTQLKTTKELKDIAEKLGLKTATTGYFSRASSIPGIGIDLNFINQAFRLKKGENTIVKSDDGVYVIKLLGKKPIDMNKFKQAREDLANRLLIQKREKVFQSWIQNKIDIAYQKQLIKINKELFSD; from the coding sequence AATTTTAAGAAGTCATATTCAGACCTGGGTACTGAAAGCAGTTCTCATCTTTGTAGCGATCACATTTATAGGATGGGGTGCTGGTTATTTGGGTAAAACTCAAAAAGAATTTGAAATAATAGCCGAAGTATATGATATACCCATCACCTATGGTGAATGGCAAAATTCCCTTAAGTCTTTAGACGAATTTTACAAAAATATCTACAAAGATATTCTACCTGGAGACTTCACAAAAAGGTTAAACCTTAAAGAGATGGCATTAAATGATCTCTTACGAAAAAATATCCTTCTCTATAGTGCAGAGAAAGAGGGTTTGGTTGTTACAAAGGAAGAGTTGATTGACCATATTCAAACAAATCCTCTCTTCGTAAGAAATGGCAAATTTGATGAAAGAAGTTATAAATTTTTGTTAAGCAGAAATCGTATAACTCCCAAAGAATTTGAAGCAAGCCAAAGAAATGAGATTCTGATTAAAAAGATGGGGGATTTGATTAAAGACAGTGTAATGATATCTAAAAGGGAGTTATTAGATGCTTTTAAAAGGGAGAATGAAGAAATTCAAGTAGAATATCTATTATTTAAGCCTTTGTATTTTAAGAGTAAGATAAAGATTTCTCAACAAGATATAGAAGAATTCTATAATAAAAACAAAGAAGAATTCCGCGAACCAGAAAAGAGAAAGATAAAATATATTTATCTCAACCCTAAGGATTTTATGAAAAAAGTAAGAATTGATAAAACAGCAATAGAAGAATATTATTTTGATCATGAAGAAGAATATAACCTGCCAAAGAAAATCAGGGCCAGACAAATTCTGATCCGAATCCCTCACAACTCCTCTCAAGAGAAAAAAGAAAAGGCAAGAAAAAAGACAGAGATGATCATCAAAAGACTAAAAAAGGGAGAAGACTTCTCAAAATTAGCAAGGAAATATTCTGAAGATTCCTCAGCCAGAAAGGGTGGAGATTTAGGATATTTCAAGAAAGGAGAGATGATACAAGAGTTTGACAAGGTAGCGTTTTTCTTAAAAAAAGGTGAGATTAGTCATCCTGTTCTCACTCCTTTTGGCTATCATATTATTAAAGTAGAAGATATAAAGGAGGCCTCTATAAAAGAACTGAAAGATATAAGAGACGAAATCGAAAAGAAGTTGACAGAAAATGAGGCAGATTACCTTGCTGAAGATAAAGCAAATGAGATCTTTGAAGATATAATGAGAACAGGGATTGATTTAAAAGAAATAGCGCAGAGATATTCTTTTGATTTAAAGACAACCGGTTTTTTTAACAAACAAGAAAACGAAATAAAGGGGATTAAAAATAGCGGTAATCTCATATCTTCCGCCTTTTCTCTCGAATTAGGTGAAGTGAGTGAGATTGTGAAGTTAGATAATGGGTACTATATTTTTAAACTTCTCGATATAAAGAAGTCATCTATTCCTCCATTAGATACAATAAAGCCAAGGTTAAGAGATGTTTTGAAAACAGAAAAAATGAAAAATGCTGCCTTCAGAAAGGGCGAAGAAATTTTAACACAACTCAAAACCACAAAAGAGTTAAAAGACATTGCAGAAAAGCTGGGATTAAAGACGGCCACCACTGGATATTTTTCTCGCGCAAGCAGTATACCAGGTATAGGAATAGATTTAAATTTCATAAATCAAGCCTTTAGATTAAAAAAAGGTGAGAACACAATAGTAAAATCTGATGATGGAGTTTATGTTATAAAACTCCTTGGGAAAAAACCTATTGATATGAACAAGTTTAAACAAGCCAGAGAAGATTTAGCTAATAGATTATTAATACAAAAAAGAGAAAAGGTTTTCCAGAGTTGGATTCAAAATAAGATCGATATCGCTTATCAAAAGCAACTAATAAAGATAAACAAAGAATTATTCTCAGACTAA